The window AACAGCTCTTGTAATGCCTTTTCTGAGTATCTTGGGTTATAACGTCTTTGATCCAACAGAAGTAATTCCTGAATTTACAGCAGATCATGGGACTAAAAAAGGAGAGAAAGTTGATTATGCTGTATGTCTGAACAACCAGCCTGAAATATTGATTGAGTGCAAGGCACTGGGTTCAGATTTGAACAATAATCAGGCGTCCCAGTTGTTCAGATATTACAGTGTCACGAATGCCAGAGTTGGTGTTTTGACGAATGGGGTAAAGTACAGATTCTTTTCAGATTTGGATTCTCCGAATAAAATGGATGCCAAACCATTCTATGAAGTTGATATGCTTAATTTAAGAGAAAAGGATGTTAATGAACTTAAAAGATTCACAAAAGAAGTATTTGATCCAAATGATCTAACATCCATTGCAATTTCTTTAAAGTACACAAATGAAATTATACAGATTCTTCAGGATGAGTTGAATTCTCCTTCAGATGAGTTTGTAAAATTTTTTGCACGCCATGTCTACAATGGTCAAATTACAAAAAATGTTCTTGAAAAATTCAGATATATAGTTAAAGATGCCAGAAACCAGTTCATCAACGAAAAAATTAACAGTCGCCTTAAGATGGCAATGTCTGAGACAAAGCCTGAGGAAAAGGTAGTGGAAGCTGATTCCGAGGATGAACCTGAAAACGATGACGGGATATTTACCACCGTTGAAGAATGGGAAGGTTTCTATATTGTTCGTGCCATCCTGAGAAGTATTACTGATGCGAATCGCGTCAATCTAAGGGATACAAAAAGCTATTGTGGTGTATTGTTTGATAATAGCAATAGAAAACCAATATGCCGCTTGAGATTTAATTCAAAGCAAAAATACCTTGGAATTTTTGATGAAAATAAAAAGGAACAAAAAATTCCAATAAATGATCTGAGCGAGATATATGATCACGCAGATGTTCTAAAGAAAACCGTTGAATTTTACGATTCTGCCTAAAATGAATTATTTAAGAAATATATTCTTTTAGCTTGAAATTAAAAAACGACACGCCCCCAACAGGACTCGAACCTGTGACATTCTGGTTAACAGCCAGACACTCTACCAACTGAGTTATGGAGGCAGTACTTGCACTGTTCAACGTGCCTATAGATGTTGATTTTTCCGTTATTAAATATTATGGATTTAACTTTCAGTTGCAGCCTTAATCTTTTTAAGGAGAGCAATTATTTCGTCGGTTTGTGTGTCGAGATTCTTCATAAGTTCGGCTGCCTTCGGGGTCGCGACAGCACCCGCCGGGGACGCCTGGATGTACCCCAGCTGCTCCAGGACCTTGAGGGAGTATCTTATCTTATGGGAGGGGATCTTCGTTATCTCCGAGAGTTTCAGGATGCCGATCGGCTGGTGCTCCGAGACTATCTTTATCACCTCTATATGCCTAAGGACGATCTCTGTCTCGGTCTTAAGTTTGTTCAGCAAACGGGTGACCCCCTGGAAAAATTTACTCCTGTTTCATAAGCCATGCCTTGTCCTTTTTATAGTGGCTCCTGAATAATACGGCCATAACCGCCGCCACGATAAGGCACAATACTCCTATTGCAATGCTGTAAAACGGGATCAGCCCGAAAAAGGCCAGAATGGCGACTGCAACAAGTATGACGATAACATTCAGCATTATCGTCAGTTTCGCGAACTTCATCTTGAATATCTTTTCCGCAGATGGATTCATTGCATTAAATTGTTTGGCATCATCTCGTAAAATTACTTGTGTATCAAAGGTGAAGTATTCAGGGAACAATATGGAAGACCCAATCGACAAAGCACTTGAAAGGGCCGGCATGGCGGCATATCTCGCTTATGCCGATTCTTCCAACCCGGATATGATGTATCTTACGGAATTTCAGGTAAACGACCCGCTTGTATATCTCAAAAAACGTGGCGAGGGAGGCGTTCTGATCGTCCCGCAGATGGAGTACGACCGCGCTCTTCAGGAATCCCGCTGCGAAGTGATAAACCGTGGCGATGCCGGATTTTTCGACGACCTCGAAAAGCACAAGGACGGGCTTTCGGCGATGGCGTCGATGGTGTCCCGCCTTGCAGGAGACGGCATTCTCTTATCGCCGGATGTCCCCGTATCTTTTGCAAAAAAGATCGAAACCTTCTGTGGGACTGCCGTTGACGAGGGAACAGTCTCTGAGATGAGATCCGTGAAGACCCGGGCCCAGGCGGACAACATCAGGAAAGTCCAGAAGACAACCGAAGAAGCGATGGAGCTTGCCATCTCGCTTATAAAAAATGCCGAATGCAAAGACGGCGAATTGTATCTCGGGAGCGAACCCCTCACATCCGATTACATAAGAAACGAGATGCACTGCTTCTTCTTAAGGAGGGGGCTTGTCGCAAGCGATACCATAGTATCCTGCGGGAAGGAGACCGCAATCCCGCACTGTATCGGCAACGGGGTAATACTTGAAAACGAGCCCGTTGTCATAGACGTATTCCCCTGTGACTCGAAGAGCGGCTATTATTCTGATATGACGAGGACGGTAGTAAGGGGAGAGCCCGATCCCGAGATCGAGGCGATGTATTCATGCGTCAGGGAAGCAAAAATACATGCAAAAGGAATGATTGCCGAAGGGCGGACCGGAAAAGAGATCCACGAATATGTAGTGAACTTTTTCGACGAGAACGGCTATACTTCAGGGAAGGAAGGCTTCATTCATAGTCTCGGCCACGGGGTGGGGCTTGCAGTTCACGAAGGGCCGTCACTTTCGCCTTCCGGGGGAAAACTCGTCGAAGGAAATATCGTAACCGTGGAGCCCGGTCTTTACTATAAAAAGATCGGCGGGGTAAGGCTGGAAGACATAGGAATGGTTACAAAAACCGGATTTGATTGCTTTACAGATTATCCGGAGGATATCAGAATATGATCGATGATGAAATATTAAATAAATATCTTGAAGCAGGAAAGATAGCGAAAGAATGCAGGGAATTTGCAGCAGGGAAAGTAAAGGTCGGCGCCAAGATCCTGGATGTTGTCGTCGAGAGCGAGCAGAAGATACTGTCAATGGGTGCCGGAATTGCATTCCCCCTGAATATCTCCCTCAACGAGGCCGCCGCTCACGATACCGCCTCTCCCGGTGACGAACGGGTCTTTAAGGCCGGCGATGTCGTCAAGGTTGATCTTGGGGTCCACATAGACGGGTACATCGCCGATACGGCGGTTACCGTCGATCTCGGGAAGAACGATCTCCTGGTGGAGGCCTCGAAGGCCGCGCTTCATGCGGCAATCGATATGGTCCGTCCGGGAGTAAGAACTGGGCAGATCGGTGCAGCAGTCCAGGCCGAGATCGAGAGCCGCGGGTACCGCCCCGTGGCAAACCTTACAGGCCACGGACTTGGTCAATACCTGCTCCACGGGATTCCGACGATCCCCAATGTCGGTATGCAGGGCGGGACAGAGCTCGAGGAAGGTATGGTCTTCGCAATCGAACCCTTTGCATCCACAGGTTCCGGGATTGTCTCGGACGCATCCCGTACCGAGATCTACAGCCAGATCTCGTCGCGTCAGATCAGGCTTCCTTCCGCAAGAAAGCTCATGAAAAAAGTTGCCGAACGAAACAGTCTCCCGTTCTCCAGGCACTGGTATTACGAAGAAAAATCCGATCTGGCGATTGCCCAGTTGGTGAAGCAGAATATCCTCAGGGGTTATCCTG of the Methanolacinia paynteri genome contains:
- a CDS encoding M24 family metallopeptidase, coding for MEDPIDKALERAGMAAYLAYADSSNPDMMYLTEFQVNDPLVYLKKRGEGGVLIVPQMEYDRALQESRCEVINRGDAGFFDDLEKHKDGLSAMASMVSRLAGDGILLSPDVPVSFAKKIETFCGTAVDEGTVSEMRSVKTRAQADNIRKVQKTTEEAMELAISLIKNAECKDGELYLGSEPLTSDYIRNEMHCFFLRRGLVASDTIVSCGKETAIPHCIGNGVILENEPVVIDVFPCDSKSGYYSDMTRTVVRGEPDPEIEAMYSCVREAKIHAKGMIAEGRTGKEIHEYVVNFFDENGYTSGKEGFIHSLGHGVGLAVHEGPSLSPSGGKLVEGNIVTVEPGLYYKKIGGVRLEDIGMVTKTGFDCFTDYPEDIRI
- a CDS encoding type I restriction endonuclease — its product is MDFPEQLKSFTARIPKLSESIFTEEATKTALVMPFLSILGYNVFDPTEVIPEFTADHGTKKGEKVDYAVCLNNQPEILIECKALGSDLNNNQASQLFRYYSVTNARVGVLTNGVKYRFFSDLDSPNKMDAKPFYEVDMLNLREKDVNELKRFTKEVFDPNDLTSIAISLKYTNEIIQILQDELNSPSDEFVKFFARHVYNGQITKNVLEKFRYIVKDARNQFINEKINSRLKMAMSETKPEEKVVEADSEDEPENDDGIFTTVEEWEGFYIVRAILRSITDANRVNLRDTKSYCGVLFDNSNRKPICRLRFNSKQKYLGIFDENKKEQKIPINDLSEIYDHADVLKKTVEFYDSA
- the map gene encoding type II methionyl aminopeptidase, which produces MIDDEILNKYLEAGKIAKECREFAAGKVKVGAKILDVVVESEQKILSMGAGIAFPLNISLNEAAAHDTASPGDERVFKAGDVVKVDLGVHIDGYIADTAVTVDLGKNDLLVEASKAALHAAIDMVRPGVRTGQIGAAVQAEIESRGYRPVANLTGHGLGQYLLHGIPTIPNVGMQGGTELEEGMVFAIEPFASTGSGIVSDASRTEIYSQISSRQIRLPSARKLMKKVAERNSLPFSRHWYYEEKSDLAIAQLVKQNILRGYPVLHDVAGSLVSQAEHTMIVTDDGCIVTTV